In Arthrobacter alpinus, a single window of DNA contains:
- a CDS encoding FAD-dependent oxidoreductase, whose product MSTAVSSNSSVAPGTQDRPLRIAVVGSGPAGVYAADMITKSAEVRDGLVVSIDLFDRYPAPYGLIRYGVAPDHPRIKGIVNALYKVLDRGDIRFFGNVEYGTDLSLEDLQKHYDAVIFATGAIKDADLNIPGVELDGSYGGADFVSWYDGHPDVSREWPLNAKEIAVIGNGNVALDVARVLSKHADDLLVTEIPENVYAGLKESPVTDVHIFGRRGPAQVKFTPMELRELSHSKDVDIVLYEEDFDFDEASDVAVKSNNQVKTMVNTLTNWLVEQEDDAADPTTGASRRLHLHFLHNPVEITGQDGKVTGIKFERTELDGTGNARGTGEFIDYPVQAVYRSIGYFGSALPDVEFDHKRGVVTNEAGRVIGTDGTHVPGVYATGWIKRGPVGLIGHTKGDALETITHLLADREELPLAAVATPEAVTELLDSRGVEFTTWEGWLELDAHEKALGAAASETGPVQRERVKVVPREDMVSVSRGASVVG is encoded by the coding sequence ATGAGCACAGCCGTGTCATCAAACTCTTCAGTAGCGCCCGGAACGCAGGACCGTCCCCTGCGCATCGCCGTCGTTGGCTCCGGCCCGGCCGGCGTTTACGCGGCGGACATGATCACCAAGAGCGCCGAAGTGCGTGATGGTCTAGTTGTCAGCATTGACCTTTTTGACCGCTACCCGGCCCCGTACGGCCTGATCCGTTACGGCGTTGCGCCCGATCACCCCCGTATCAAGGGCATTGTGAACGCGCTCTACAAGGTGCTCGACCGGGGCGACATCCGCTTCTTCGGCAACGTCGAGTACGGAACGGACCTCTCCCTTGAGGACCTGCAGAAGCACTACGACGCCGTCATTTTCGCAACCGGTGCCATCAAGGATGCGGACCTGAACATCCCGGGCGTGGAGCTTGATGGTTCCTATGGCGGTGCCGACTTTGTCTCCTGGTACGACGGGCACCCTGACGTATCCCGCGAATGGCCGCTGAATGCGAAGGAAATCGCCGTTATCGGTAACGGCAACGTGGCCCTGGACGTGGCCCGCGTGCTGTCCAAGCACGCCGATGACCTGCTGGTCACGGAGATCCCAGAGAACGTGTACGCCGGTTTGAAGGAATCGCCCGTCACGGACGTGCACATCTTTGGCCGCCGCGGCCCTGCCCAGGTGAAGTTCACCCCCATGGAGCTGCGCGAGCTCAGCCATTCCAAGGACGTTGACATTGTTCTCTACGAGGAGGACTTCGATTTCGATGAGGCCTCCGACGTTGCCGTGAAGAGCAACAACCAGGTCAAGACCATGGTCAACACTCTCACCAACTGGCTGGTTGAGCAGGAGGACGACGCCGCCGACCCCACCACGGGTGCCTCCCGCCGCCTCCACCTGCACTTCCTCCACAACCCGGTGGAGATCACGGGCCAGGACGGCAAGGTTACGGGCATCAAGTTCGAGCGCACCGAACTGGACGGAACAGGAAATGCACGCGGAACCGGCGAGTTCATCGACTACCCGGTCCAGGCCGTTTACCGCTCCATCGGATACTTTGGTTCGGCCTTGCCGGATGTGGAATTTGACCACAAGCGTGGCGTTGTCACGAACGAGGCCGGCCGCGTAATCGGTACCGACGGCACCCACGTACCGGGAGTCTATGCAACGGGTTGGATCAAGCGCGGCCCAGTTGGCTTGATTGGTCACACCAAGGGCGATGCCTTGGAAACCATCACCCACCTCTTGGCTGACCGTGAGGAACTTCCCCTGGCAGCTGTGGCGACGCCGGAAGCAGTGACCGAACTGCTCGATTCCCGCGGCGTGGAATTCACCACGTGGGAAGGCTGGCTGGAACTTGATGCGCATGAAAAGGCATTGGGTGCCGCCGCGTCAGAGACCGGCCCGGTTCAGCGCGAACGCGTCAAGGTAGTGCCCCGCGAAGACATGGTCAGCGTGTCCCGCGGCGCCTCGGTAGTGGGATAG
- a CDS encoding PucR family transcriptional regulator: protein MALSLADLLAVPTLQLKNLGSTRTPLSAAIDWVAVTELENPQSFLSGGELVLTTGARQGTADAQRSFVRQIKRAGAVGIGFGIGFEHDSVPSALIAEANRWSVPVVEVPYITPFIAIGKLVADARSSDHYTKLERLLREHQVLARTLLTGGGLPALLQKLSSMVAANLVITQYGSEVAATSPDLTPDDGAWHAVALSTGKRDASTLWLHKPFHDDGIVDYARGLISIELNNLVQRRQSARQIAGQAIADIVRGTLNAADSAARLDNLGISPAAKNFVLLVSVEEGKFSTLSTITLPTGFENAIAATISSEGRQELLLVVPTHAGDPAVLGRDLSHQMHNVGITAPVGIGGAYPQANGLRWSYFEAREATTRGLEVNVPERLSLTSLLLASGDVPMADMAAEALGPLTDFDDAHGAELVDTLETFLRLNGSVAAVAEALALHRNTVRYRLTQIAELTGYDPALTPDRVQLWLALAVRRLSPQA from the coding sequence ATGGCACTTTCCTTGGCAGACCTCTTGGCTGTTCCCACCTTGCAATTGAAGAATCTGGGTTCCACCCGGACCCCGTTGTCAGCCGCTATCGATTGGGTGGCGGTGACCGAGCTGGAAAACCCTCAGTCGTTCCTGAGCGGGGGCGAGTTGGTTCTCACCACGGGAGCGCGCCAAGGCACCGCCGATGCACAGCGGTCTTTTGTCCGCCAGATCAAGAGGGCAGGCGCCGTCGGCATTGGTTTTGGCATTGGATTTGAACATGACTCCGTGCCCTCGGCCCTCATTGCCGAAGCCAACCGGTGGTCCGTTCCAGTGGTCGAGGTCCCCTACATCACCCCGTTCATTGCGATCGGAAAGCTCGTCGCCGACGCCCGTTCCTCGGACCACTACACCAAACTGGAACGTCTGCTGCGCGAGCACCAGGTGCTGGCCCGAACACTGTTGACCGGCGGGGGTTTGCCTGCGCTGCTTCAAAAGCTCTCTTCCATGGTGGCTGCCAATTTGGTCATCACCCAGTACGGCAGCGAGGTTGCCGCCACGTCTCCGGACCTCACCCCGGACGACGGCGCTTGGCACGCCGTCGCACTTTCCACCGGCAAGCGTGACGCCAGCACACTGTGGCTTCACAAACCTTTCCATGATGACGGAATTGTTGATTACGCCCGTGGACTCATCAGTATTGAGTTGAATAACTTGGTACAACGGCGGCAAAGTGCGCGCCAGATCGCCGGTCAGGCCATCGCCGATATTGTTCGGGGCACGCTCAATGCGGCAGATTCAGCAGCACGCCTGGACAATTTGGGCATCTCGCCGGCGGCAAAGAACTTTGTCCTTCTCGTCAGTGTGGAAGAAGGAAAGTTCTCGACCCTGTCAACGATTACCCTGCCAACCGGATTTGAGAACGCAATTGCGGCCACGATCAGCTCCGAGGGCAGGCAGGAATTGCTCCTAGTAGTCCCCACTCATGCAGGTGACCCCGCCGTCCTCGGCAGGGATCTTAGCCACCAAATGCACAATGTGGGAATTACGGCCCCTGTGGGTATCGGTGGCGCATATCCCCAGGCCAATGGCCTGCGGTGGAGCTATTTTGAGGCTCGAGAAGCCACGACTCGTGGACTGGAGGTCAATGTCCCTGAACGGTTGAGCCTGACATCCCTTCTCTTGGCCAGTGGTGATGTTCCCATGGCCGATATGGCGGCGGAAGCCTTGGGCCCGCTCACCGATTTCGACGACGCCCATGGGGCCGAACTGGTCGATACCTTGGAAACGTTTCTGCGGCTCAATGGATCTGTGGCTGCCGTGGCGGAGGCCTTGGCTCTGCACCGAAACACGGTCCGTTACAGGCTCACACAGATCGCTGAGCTCACGGGGTATGACCCCGCCCTGACGCCTGACCGGGTCCAGCTATGGCTGGCCCTTGCGGTACGGCGGCTTTCACCGCAGGCCTAA
- a CDS encoding ABC transporter substrate-binding protein: MPEKTPETNEVKTTRIVAGQKPRRKIRGIEIAAIAAIIALIGAGAAVASVAARNDKPAVAAPTQADTLKLGYFANVTHAPALIGVNNGIIAKNLGSTKLETQVFNAGPSAIEALNAGAIDAAYLGPNPAINSFVKSAGESIRIIAGATSGGAQLVVKPEITTAAALKGKVLATPQLGGTQDVALRSWLAGAGFATTPSGGGDVTINPTDNASTLKLFQEGKIDGAWLPEPWASRLVLEAGAKVLVNEADLWDKGEFATTILIVSKKYLEEHPHTVESLLAGNAESIDWLNAHPKDAATAINTALKAQAGKALAPEVIARSLTELKFSADPLASTFPKLLEDGVTAGVGTQANLTGIFELGPLNKILAKNGQAEVSAGGLD; the protein is encoded by the coding sequence ATGCCTGAAAAAACGCCCGAGACGAATGAAGTAAAAACTACCCGCATCGTGGCCGGTCAAAAACCCCGGCGCAAGATCCGCGGCATCGAGATTGCCGCGATCGCGGCCATCATCGCCCTCATAGGTGCCGGCGCGGCCGTGGCCTCCGTGGCTGCCCGCAATGACAAGCCGGCAGTAGCCGCTCCCACCCAGGCCGACACCCTGAAATTGGGCTATTTCGCCAATGTTACCCACGCACCAGCCTTGATCGGCGTCAACAACGGCATCATCGCCAAGAACCTGGGCTCCACAAAACTGGAAACCCAAGTGTTCAATGCGGGGCCTTCGGCCATTGAGGCGCTCAACGCCGGAGCCATCGATGCAGCCTACCTTGGCCCTAACCCGGCCATTAATTCATTCGTCAAGAGTGCAGGGGAGTCCATCCGGATCATCGCGGGCGCAACCAGCGGTGGCGCACAATTGGTGGTCAAGCCTGAGATCACCACGGCCGCTGCGCTCAAGGGCAAGGTCCTGGCCACCCCGCAATTGGGTGGTACCCAGGATGTGGCCTTGCGGTCATGGTTGGCAGGCGCCGGATTTGCCACGACACCCAGCGGCGGCGGTGACGTGACTATTAACCCCACAGACAATGCCAGCACCCTGAAACTCTTCCAAGAGGGAAAGATCGACGGCGCCTGGCTGCCGGAGCCCTGGGCTTCGCGGCTGGTACTGGAGGCCGGGGCAAAAGTCTTGGTCAACGAGGCGGATTTGTGGGACAAGGGCGAGTTCGCCACCACCATTTTGATTGTCAGCAAGAAGTACCTCGAGGAGCATCCGCACACGGTTGAATCGCTGTTGGCGGGCAATGCCGAGTCCATTGACTGGCTCAATGCCCATCCCAAGGACGCCGCAACGGCCATCAACACAGCCCTCAAGGCTCAGGCTGGCAAAGCCTTGGCGCCGGAGGTGATCGCCCGATCCCTGACCGAATTGAAATTCTCCGCCGATCCGCTCGCCTCAACCTTCCCCAAGCTGTTGGAAGATGGCGTCACGGCCGGAGTGGGTACGCAAGCCAATCTGACAGGGATCTTTGAACTTGGCCCGCTGAACAAGATCTTGGCCAAGAATGGCCAGGCTGAAGTTTCTGCCGGTGGACTGGATTGA
- the cobA gene encoding uroporphyrinogen-III C-methyltransferase yields the protein MAIVDLYPTSLRLLGRPVLVVGGGTVAARRAKALLDAGAQVTLVAPVLSAPARELADAGLLTWAARGYISADMDGVWYAVAASNNFDVDALVASDAESSRIWCVNHSHAQESAAWTPAVATVEDVKVAVNAGGDPLRAVAIRNAIAAALESGDLPLRRYRKAAISPTPDHRGSVALVGGGPGAEDLITVRGRRLLAEADVVVADRLGPRGLLQTLGDDVKIIEVGKTPGHHPVPQTEINAILVREAQAGKRVVRLKGGDPYVLGRGGEEAIACRENGVDVEVVPGVTSAVSVPAAAGIPVTHRGLAKAFTMISGHEELENVPHGSDHTVILLMGVGTLNRSMPILEAAGRDKDCPVAIIENGYAKDQRVTIGTLGTIVALAQAGQVRNPAVVVVGDVVRVSPLAPLELATANYGTRETFSSLS from the coding sequence ATGGCAATTGTGGATCTTTACCCAACCTCCCTGCGGCTCCTTGGCCGCCCCGTCCTCGTTGTGGGCGGCGGCACGGTTGCGGCCCGGCGGGCCAAGGCATTGCTCGACGCCGGAGCCCAGGTCACCCTTGTGGCCCCGGTTCTCAGCGCCCCCGCCAGGGAGCTCGCCGACGCCGGCCTTCTCACGTGGGCTGCCCGCGGTTACATAAGCGCCGACATGGACGGCGTTTGGTACGCCGTGGCGGCCAGCAATAACTTTGACGTGGACGCCTTGGTAGCCTCCGATGCAGAATCCAGCCGCATCTGGTGCGTGAACCATTCCCACGCCCAGGAATCGGCGGCCTGGACACCGGCTGTTGCCACAGTGGAGGACGTCAAGGTGGCTGTTAACGCCGGCGGAGATCCCCTGCGTGCCGTGGCCATTCGCAACGCCATCGCGGCTGCTCTGGAAAGCGGAGACCTGCCGTTGCGCCGGTACCGAAAAGCAGCAATCTCGCCAACGCCTGACCACCGAGGCTCCGTTGCCCTCGTAGGTGGTGGTCCCGGCGCCGAAGACCTCATCACGGTACGCGGACGCAGGCTTCTGGCCGAGGCTGATGTGGTGGTGGCCGACAGGCTTGGCCCCCGCGGCCTGCTGCAAACTCTCGGCGACGACGTGAAGATCATCGAAGTCGGCAAGACCCCAGGTCATCACCCCGTTCCGCAAACGGAAATCAATGCCATTCTGGTCCGCGAAGCCCAGGCCGGAAAGCGCGTGGTCAGGCTCAAGGGCGGCGATCCGTACGTGCTGGGCCGCGGCGGCGAAGAAGCGATCGCCTGCCGTGAAAACGGTGTGGACGTGGAAGTTGTTCCGGGTGTCACCAGCGCCGTCAGTGTTCCTGCTGCCGCAGGCATCCCCGTCACACACCGCGGACTGGCCAAGGCGTTCACCATGATCAGTGGCCACGAGGAACTTGAAAACGTCCCCCACGGCAGCGATCACACGGTGATTCTGCTCATGGGCGTTGGCACACTTAACCGGTCCATGCCCATCCTCGAAGCCGCCGGCCGGGACAAGGACTGCCCCGTGGCCATCATTGAAAACGGCTACGCCAAGGACCAGCGCGTCACCATTGGCACCCTGGGCACCATCGTGGCCCTCGCCCAGGCGGGCCAGGTACGCAACCCGGCGGTCGTCGTCGTCGGTGACGTGGTGCGTGTCAGCCCCTTGGCGCCGCTGGAACTGGCCACCGCCAACTATGGCACGCGGGAAACTTTCAGTTCTCTCTCTTAG
- a CDS encoding CynX/NimT family MFS transporter, with translation MSSALHTSKASQADHSIQAPHPRKRLVAVVGILAVALVGLNLRAGISSASALFHDLQLVLGYGTFTAALLPSIPTLCFAVAGAGTSWLVRRVGVEKAIALALATLTVGLALRAVPSVGMLVLGTVVSMSGLAVCNVAMPSFIREHYASKTTTMTGVYTITMSLGATISAAVSVPLALQLDSPSLGLAAWSLLSVVTLIAFIPVALAAHRRQVIGRGMRSSPWVLLKTRQGLLITAFFTIQAIAAYSIISWLPTILIAGGLDPTTAGLFLGLAQVVTVGGNVALLALAGRPGGLRRAFMVASGSYLLGAVALLVLPAQAAVAPALLLGLGFGVFSLVLVVISRSGNTTAEATAMSTLAQSVGYLVGTMGPFGMGLAHSLSGGWTLPLILLVAVAAVQVVLAWLLTATGRKSS, from the coding sequence ATGTCTTCTGCTCTCCACACCTCAAAAGCCTCCCAAGCCGACCACTCAATTCAAGCACCGCACCCCCGCAAGCGGCTCGTCGCCGTCGTCGGAATCCTTGCGGTTGCCTTGGTGGGCCTGAATCTGCGCGCAGGAATCTCCAGCGCCTCGGCGCTCTTCCACGACCTCCAGCTGGTGCTCGGCTATGGCACGTTCACTGCGGCCCTTCTGCCCTCGATTCCCACACTGTGTTTTGCGGTAGCGGGTGCCGGCACGTCGTGGCTGGTCCGTCGCGTAGGCGTGGAGAAGGCAATCGCACTGGCCCTCGCGACTCTGACCGTTGGCCTGGCGCTGCGGGCGGTCCCGAGTGTGGGCATGCTGGTGCTGGGTACCGTAGTGAGCATGTCCGGACTGGCCGTTTGCAACGTGGCCATGCCGTCATTCATCCGCGAGCACTACGCCAGCAAAACCACCACCATGACGGGCGTTTACACGATCACGATGTCACTCGGCGCCACGATCTCTGCGGCCGTTAGCGTACCGCTGGCCCTGCAGCTGGATTCGCCGTCGCTCGGCCTGGCTGCATGGTCCCTCCTGTCCGTCGTTACTCTGATCGCATTCATCCCGGTGGCCCTCGCCGCCCACCGCCGCCAAGTGATTGGCCGTGGAATGCGTAGCTCGCCGTGGGTGCTTCTCAAGACGCGTCAGGGCCTGCTCATAACAGCGTTCTTCACGATCCAAGCCATCGCTGCCTACTCCATCATCAGCTGGCTGCCCACCATCTTAATCGCCGGCGGCCTCGACCCCACGACCGCGGGACTGTTCTTGGGACTGGCGCAAGTTGTGACCGTAGGGGGCAATGTTGCATTGCTGGCCCTCGCCGGGCGCCCCGGCGGACTACGCCGCGCCTTCATGGTGGCCAGCGGCTCGTACCTGCTCGGCGCAGTCGCGCTTTTGGTGTTGCCCGCGCAGGCGGCCGTGGCACCTGCGCTATTGCTGGGGCTCGGCTTTGGCGTTTTTTCGCTGGTTCTGGTTGTCATCAGCCGCTCCGGAAACACCACGGCGGAAGCCACCGCCATGTCAACGCTCGCCCAGTCCGTGGGCTACTTGGTTGGGACAATGGGCCCGTTTGGAATGGGCCTGGCCCACAGCCTCTCCGGTGGATGGACGCTGCCGCTTATTCTTCTTGTGGCCGTGGCCGCCGTGCAAGTGGTATTAGCCTGGTTGCTCACGGCAACCGGCCGGAAGAGTTCTTGA
- a CDS encoding ABC transporter permease, whose amino-acid sequence MPETVTSPMIKSGTDEEMRSLEAGLDSLQSDAVQRRRIDWSRVLLPLAAFIVLLLAWQFYVSLGLRRRDLVPGPLDVLGSLGALWQDGTAQEAVWTSLQRGIIGFAVSIVVGTPIGLLLSQVRILRRAFGPLISGLQVLPSVAWVPAAIIWFGLTDATVYFVMFMGAIPSIINGLIAGVDQIPPQYRRVGQILGASRWEMAVNVVLPAALPGYVGGLKQGWAFSWRSLMAAEIIAMGGSLGFGLGSLLEQGRQLSDMGIVMSAILVILFVGIAVELLVFAPVEKRLLRGRGLLAGSTR is encoded by the coding sequence ATGCCTGAGACAGTTACCTCCCCCATGATCAAGAGCGGCACCGACGAGGAAATGCGCTCCCTCGAGGCCGGGTTGGACTCGCTCCAGTCCGACGCCGTGCAGCGCCGACGGATCGATTGGTCCCGCGTGCTTCTGCCGCTGGCCGCCTTCATTGTCCTGCTGCTCGCGTGGCAGTTCTACGTTTCGCTGGGGCTGCGCCGCCGCGACCTGGTGCCCGGACCGCTGGACGTTCTGGGATCGCTTGGTGCACTGTGGCAGGACGGTACGGCGCAGGAAGCCGTCTGGACGTCGCTGCAACGCGGCATCATCGGCTTCGCGGTCAGCATTGTGGTTGGCACGCCGATCGGCCTGCTCCTTTCCCAAGTCCGGATCTTGCGCCGCGCATTTGGCCCCCTGATTTCGGGCCTGCAGGTACTGCCTTCCGTGGCTTGGGTGCCGGCGGCCATTATCTGGTTCGGTCTGACCGACGCCACGGTGTACTTCGTCATGTTCATGGGCGCCATCCCCTCCATCATCAACGGCCTCATCGCCGGCGTGGATCAGATTCCGCCCCAGTACCGCCGTGTTGGCCAGATTCTGGGTGCATCGCGCTGGGAAATGGCCGTCAACGTGGTTCTTCCCGCCGCGCTTCCGGGTTATGTGGGCGGGCTCAAACAGGGCTGGGCGTTCTCGTGGCGCTCCCTCATGGCCGCGGAAATTATCGCGATGGGCGGCTCCTTGGGGTTCGGGCTGGGTTCGCTGCTCGAGCAGGGCCGCCAGCTCTCCGATATGGGGATCGTCATGTCGGCGATTCTGGTCATCCTGTTTGTGGGCATCGCCGTAGAGCTCCTGGTCTTCGCACCCGTGGAAAAGCGGTTGTTGCGCGGCCGTGGATTGTTGGCCGGCAGCACTCGCTAG
- a CDS encoding gamma-aminobutyraldehyde dehydrogenase, with translation MVQTLQNFINGEFVPVTGTESLDIVNPSTGEIVATAPISSQADVDAAMTAAATAFKSWKHATPGQRQSVLLKLADAIEARSSDLVEAQHRNTGQVKQMIADEEVAAGADQLRFFAGAARLLEGRSAGEYMENFTSYVRREPVGVIAQVTPWNYPFLMLVWKIGPALAAGNTVVLKPSDTTPESTLVFADIAKDIVPAGVLNFVLGNGGTGAAMVDHKTPAMVSITGSVRAGIAVATGAAKGLKRAHLELGGKAPAIVFADANLGKTAQEIAEFAFFNAGQDCTAITRVLVEESAHEEFVAALATAAKGLETGNPDESKNYFGPLNNVNHFNDVVKVVANIPDYATIVTGGKRVGEKGFFFEPTVVDGVKQSDDIVQQETFGPVITVQTFKTEEEAVEMANDVDYALASSVWTSNHGVAMRVSRDLDFGAVWINTHIMLTAEMPHGGFKQSGYGKDLSMYGVEDYTRIKHVMSNLDA, from the coding sequence GTGGTCCAGACCTTGCAGAACTTCATCAATGGCGAATTCGTGCCCGTTACCGGAACCGAATCCCTAGACATCGTCAATCCCAGCACCGGGGAGATCGTTGCCACGGCTCCCATCTCCAGCCAAGCTGATGTTGATGCGGCCATGACGGCGGCGGCCACGGCGTTCAAGAGCTGGAAGCATGCAACACCGGGGCAACGCCAAAGCGTACTGCTGAAACTGGCCGATGCCATTGAAGCGCGTAGTAGCGACTTGGTTGAAGCCCAGCACCGCAATACCGGCCAGGTCAAGCAGATGATCGCCGATGAGGAAGTGGCCGCCGGCGCTGATCAACTGCGCTTCTTCGCCGGTGCTGCCCGCCTTCTGGAAGGTCGCTCCGCTGGCGAGTACATGGAGAACTTCACTTCCTATGTGCGCCGCGAACCTGTTGGCGTCATTGCACAGGTCACCCCGTGGAACTATCCCTTCCTCATGCTGGTCTGGAAGATTGGCCCGGCCCTGGCCGCCGGCAACACCGTGGTGCTCAAGCCCAGCGACACCACCCCCGAGAGCACACTTGTCTTTGCAGACATCGCCAAGGACATTGTGCCGGCCGGTGTCCTGAACTTTGTTCTGGGCAATGGTGGCACCGGTGCGGCCATGGTTGACCACAAAACACCCGCCATGGTGTCGATCACCGGCTCCGTGCGAGCCGGAATCGCCGTGGCCACGGGCGCGGCCAAGGGGCTCAAACGCGCACACCTTGAATTGGGTGGCAAGGCGCCAGCCATTGTCTTCGCCGATGCCAACCTCGGCAAGACGGCCCAGGAAATCGCAGAGTTCGCCTTCTTCAACGCAGGCCAGGACTGCACCGCCATCACCCGGGTGCTGGTTGAAGAATCAGCACACGAGGAATTTGTCGCAGCACTGGCTACCGCCGCCAAGGGCCTGGAAACGGGCAACCCGGACGAATCCAAGAACTACTTTGGCCCGCTGAACAACGTGAACCACTTCAACGACGTCGTCAAAGTGGTCGCGAACATCCCCGATTACGCAACCATTGTCACGGGCGGAAAGCGTGTGGGGGAGAAGGGCTTCTTCTTCGAGCCCACCGTGGTGGATGGTGTCAAGCAAAGTGATGACATTGTCCAGCAGGAAACCTTCGGGCCGGTCATCACCGTTCAGACCTTCAAGACCGAGGAAGAAGCAGTAGAAATGGCCAACGACGTTGATTATGCTCTCGCGTCCAGCGTCTGGACCTCCAACCATGGAGTTGCCATGCGTGTCTCTCGAGACCTGGACTTTGGTGCCGTGTGGATCAACACCCACATCATGTTGACGGCCGAGATGCCCCACGGCGGCTTCAAGCAGTCGGGCTACGGCAAGGACCTCTCCATGTACGGCGTCGAGGATTACACCCGGATCAAGCACGTCATGAGCAACCTCGACGCATAG
- a CDS encoding ABC transporter ATP-binding protein: MTQLLTADAATATAQGAESASRPPVVVLENLGKSFGSGAPVLDDVNATVQQGEFVALLGASGCGKSTLLNIISGLDVPTLGALEVPADGAAFMFQDSSLFPWLTARRNVELALKLRGVGRAERRVRATELLDLVNLGHAVDKRPHELSGGMRQRVALARALAQDRPLLLMDEPFAALDAITRDLLHNELERVWKETGRTIIFVTHNVREAVRLGQRVLLLSSKPGRVVAQWQVSDEHRTNAAAAGELTSDITTRLREEIRRHA; the protein is encoded by the coding sequence ATGACGCAGCTGCTCACCGCAGACGCGGCAACTGCCACGGCTCAGGGAGCCGAGAGCGCCAGCCGGCCGCCCGTCGTCGTCCTTGAAAACCTCGGCAAGAGCTTTGGATCCGGCGCTCCGGTGCTGGACGATGTCAACGCCACGGTCCAGCAGGGCGAATTTGTGGCCCTGCTGGGAGCCTCGGGCTGTGGCAAGTCCACCCTGCTCAACATCATTTCCGGCCTGGACGTTCCCACTTTGGGTGCCCTGGAGGTCCCCGCCGATGGTGCCGCATTCATGTTTCAGGATTCATCGCTCTTTCCGTGGCTTACTGCCCGCAGGAATGTTGAACTCGCGCTCAAGCTGAGAGGTGTGGGTCGGGCAGAACGCAGGGTACGTGCCACCGAACTGCTTGACCTGGTGAACCTGGGACATGCCGTTGACAAGCGCCCGCACGAGCTCTCCGGCGGTATGCGCCAGCGGGTTGCACTTGCCCGGGCCTTGGCGCAGGACCGGCCGCTGTTGCTCATGGATGAGCCGTTCGCCGCGCTCGATGCCATCACCCGGGACCTGCTCCACAATGAGTTGGAACGTGTCTGGAAAGAGACCGGCCGGACCATTATTTTTGTCACCCACAACGTGCGCGAAGCCGTACGGCTGGGCCAGCGGGTGTTGCTGCTGTCCTCGAAGCCCGGACGTGTAGTTGCCCAATGGCAGGTTTCCGATGAACACCGGACCAATGCTGCTGCTGCCGGGGAACTGACCTCCGACATCACCACCCGATTGCGCGAGGAGATCCGCCGTCATGCCTGA